Proteins encoded within one genomic window of Peptococcaceae bacterium 1198_IL3148:
- a CDS encoding class I SAM-dependent methyltransferase — MSKNKMVTNMLSSRLATLSNYVKPGSVMADIGTDHGYLPIYLVKSGICPKAIACDVRQMPLETARKNVLANCLDKKIELRLGDGIQVLKPGEVQVVSIAGMGGSTIRQILSDKPDVLAELDRLILQPMGDEESLRQWLLTNGWRIIDEELVLEDERLYTIIVSEQGAEPLPEPIVLEIGPRLMEKHHSLLPQLIARLQDKYRLMINGLAKSNRAETQAKLALAKKRLQDLEEVATKCQ, encoded by the coding sequence ATGAGTAAAAATAAAATGGTTACTAATATGTTATCCAGCCGCTTGGCCACTTTAAGCAACTATGTTAAGCCAGGAAGTGTGATGGCTGATATCGGTACAGACCATGGGTACTTGCCTATTTATTTAGTAAAATCTGGAATTTGCCCCAAGGCAATTGCTTGTGATGTGCGGCAAATGCCATTGGAAACTGCAAGAAAGAATGTTTTAGCAAATTGTTTAGACAAAAAGATTGAGTTGCGGTTAGGTGATGGTATCCAGGTTCTAAAGCCTGGCGAAGTGCAAGTGGTTAGTATTGCTGGCATGGGGGGTAGCACCATTCGGCAGATATTAAGTGACAAACCAGATGTGTTAGCTGAACTGGACCGTTTGATACTACAACCGATGGGTGATGAAGAAAGCTTAAGACAGTGGCTACTGACCAATGGTTGGCGTATAATAGATGAAGAACTGGTGCTGGAGGATGAACGCCTTTATACGATTATTGTCAGCGAACAGGGTGCAGAACCATTGCCGGAACCAATTGTTTTAGAAATTGGCCCCAGGCTAATGGAAAAGCATCACTCTCTATTGCCTCAACTTATTGCTAGGTTACAGGATAAGTACAGGCTGATGATTAACGGTTTAGCTAAAAGCAATCGCGCAGAAACCCAAGCTAAATTAGCATTGGCCAAAAAGCGCCTACAGGATTTAGAGGAGGTGGCAACAAAGTGTCAGTAA